The proteins below are encoded in one region of Levilactobacillus namurensis:
- a CDS encoding helix-turn-helix transcriptional regulator has protein sequence MDLGMQIRVMRKRQNMTQAHLAQLIGVDQLTIDRWEGCVQCDPTPAQLRALARILDFESEGHQAADQGTPRQAHRLAIWPWRHRAVRHY, from the coding sequence ATGGATTTAGGGATGCAAATTCGTGTGATGCGTAAACGACAGAATATGACGCAAGCCCACCTAGCGCAACTGATTGGGGTCGACCAACTCACCATCGACCGGTGGGAAGGGTGCGTCCAGTGCGATCCGACACCGGCGCAATTGCGAGCGCTAGCGCGGATCTTAGACTTCGAGTCGGAAGGGCACCAAGCGGCAGACCAGGGGACGCCGCGCCAGGCCCACCGGCTAGCCATCTGGCCCTGGCGTCACCGGGCTGTGCGCCATTATTGA
- a CDS encoding hemolysin family protein, with translation MDSGQIVVNLVIILVTFFFAAFFVACEFALVQTRPSALQERIDDLDKPSTKLTRAMKMVTNLNEYLSTTQVGVSLAGIILGWIGETFFVDILLAGIAPMHINNATAHTVSAIIGVLVLTYLEVVFTEIVPKNISIDMPMKVLMLVVTPLHYCHVLFYPFVWLLNVSATGVVKMMGLKVANESDEVFSQAEILNLSRSAVEGGELEKNDLVYMQRAFELNDKVAKDIMIDRTQLEVIDITTTVKEALTVYLQERFSRLPVVADNDKDKILGYVYNYDLIRQQQVDSSIKVDKLLRDITTTPETTPITQVLQQMIKHQTPIVVVVDEYGGTSGIITDKDIYEELFGTVRDEIDDANDQYIFKQPNGTFQVNGKMTTYDFERYFNVDIKDFESTDIVTLAGYIIDNYPDIQVNDVIHLENFDLKVIDYENSFINWFEVTVNPVQPKPSLMDEDDNDKKHHHDND, from the coding sequence GTGGATAGCGGTCAGATAGTTGTAAACCTAGTGATTATTTTAGTTACTTTTTTCTTTGCAGCTTTCTTTGTTGCCTGCGAGTTTGCCTTAGTTCAGACCCGGCCTAGTGCGTTACAAGAAAGAATCGACGACCTAGACAAGCCTTCAACCAAGCTCACTCGGGCCATGAAAATGGTCACCAATTTAAACGAATATTTGTCAACAACTCAAGTGGGGGTTTCCTTAGCCGGAATTATCTTAGGGTGGATCGGTGAAACGTTCTTCGTCGACATCCTGCTTGCCGGCATCGCCCCCATGCATATCAATAACGCTACCGCCCATACGGTCAGCGCCATTATTGGGGTTCTGGTCCTGACTTACTTAGAAGTGGTCTTCACCGAAATCGTGCCCAAGAACATCTCCATCGATATGCCGATGAAGGTCTTGATGCTAGTGGTTACGCCCCTGCATTACTGCCACGTTCTGTTCTACCCCTTCGTCTGGTTACTCAACGTCAGTGCGACTGGGGTGGTCAAGATGATGGGCCTGAAAGTGGCCAACGAAAGTGACGAAGTCTTCTCCCAAGCCGAGATCTTAAACCTCTCCCGCAGTGCCGTGGAAGGCGGGGAGCTGGAAAAGAACGACTTGGTCTACATGCAACGGGCTTTCGAACTGAACGATAAGGTCGCCAAGGACATCATGATCGACCGGACGCAGCTTGAAGTCATCGACATCACCACGACCGTCAAGGAAGCCTTAACGGTCTACCTGCAGGAACGCTTCAGCCGGTTGCCCGTGGTGGCCGACAACGATAAGGATAAGATTCTGGGGTACGTCTACAACTACGACTTGATTCGCCAACAACAAGTGGATTCTTCCATTAAAGTGGACAAGTTATTGCGTGACATCACCACCACGCCAGAAACTACGCCAATCACGCAGGTCTTGCAACAGATGATCAAGCACCAGACGCCTATCGTGGTCGTAGTCGACGAATACGGTGGGACTTCCGGAATCATCACCGACAAGGACATCTACGAGGAACTCTTCGGGACCGTCCGCGATGAGATTGACGACGCCAACGACCAGTACATCTTCAAGCAACCTAACGGGACGTTCCAGGTCAACGGGAAGATGACCACCTACGACTTCGAACGCTACTTCAACGTCGACATCAAGGACTTCGAGTCGACCGACATCGTGACGCTGGCGGGATACATCATTGATAACTATCCCGACATCCAAGTCAACGACGTGATCCACTTGGAGAACTTCGACTTAAAGGTCATCGATTACGAGAATTCTTTCATTAACTGGTTCGAGGTCACGGTCAACCCCGTGCAACCCAAACCATCCCTGATGGACGAAGACGATAACGATAAGAAACACCATCACGATAACGATTAA
- a CDS encoding KxYKxGKxW signal peptide domain-containing protein: protein MKGLDPKRMSELFRSNSKTHFKMYKAGRKWLVAGISALSGLLGLGTIGSTSAKADTKTGAAKTLDTEDVAATKTTGTIPATSQATVQASTTDVSQSTSDQTSTQETSTTPSASATSEAGNQAAETTTNATGSATTGAQSAQNETTTDDQVTTTETTTDGTQPTTTQTTADQTATNSTAQKTDTTNENSTTGSTNEASESTDSAGSASESTAGSDALASDASASGSNDTTTITTDELKTMLATTNLTQENQNKVALMAASFSLTRAAALDLVNAFSTPKQYKDDTAYNMGITDATNDINSLISSMTVESTKITSAMVPIFGQGLTNYINSIKTGLGNLSQLFTDYENNQSLQESTTTAAPIWTGSSYRITDATSESFNYEKDNGKNFWGVTQTITVAGSTKDYNQGYSDYSRDFVTGIYQWLDGVKKQAANESTANSLLNNQTYNPSALSANATDGTTTGSALADFLKGIAGTKYAPDVLAFNNIANNIANSSISSATDSLNFYIGMVAPNLINGIAHQALSDVRSIGGTMADFGEDKDYVPNDLSTAVGLNATTKTLLNMFGIDDDMLNSKLFDLAYQAIAANAQSAIENSWAIGEDQALKGFLQNGYVYGDSGAATSPYSSINGYSETDPASILNATHTTNENGDSDKLSSLAEAAGYAWTQKIIGNVMTVANVDALGGQEKTNITEIVNQLVTNGKLSEDEANEILNRNSATGTTNEAEEGVAHVFDASHSALDYVRSGEGAQAVIKQLYDVEYSAAKAALNDYVKYPNMTTDQLAEN from the coding sequence ATGAAGGGATTAGATCCGAAGCGGATGTCAGAACTATTCCGCTCGAACAGCAAAACACATTTTAAGATGTATAAGGCAGGCAGAAAGTGGCTGGTCGCTGGGATTTCCGCGTTAAGCGGTCTATTAGGCCTGGGAACCATTGGCTCGACGTCTGCGAAAGCCGACACCAAGACTGGGGCCGCTAAGACCCTGGATACGGAGGATGTTGCCGCGACCAAGACCACGGGGACGATTCCGGCCACATCACAAGCAACCGTGCAAGCGTCGACGACGGACGTGAGCCAATCGACTAGTGATCAGACCAGCACTCAGGAAACCAGTACCACGCCAAGTGCCTCGGCGACTAGTGAAGCGGGGAACCAGGCAGCTGAAACAACAACCAATGCAACCGGTAGCGCAACCACAGGGGCGCAGTCTGCCCAAAATGAGACCACCACGGATGATCAGGTGACGACCACTGAGACCACTACGGATGGTACCCAACCAACCACCACTCAAACGACGGCTGATCAAACCGCCACTAATTCGACAGCTCAAAAAACGGATACAACTAATGAAAATTCAACCACGGGTTCGACCAATGAAGCCAGTGAATCCACTGACTCCGCTGGATCAGCCAGCGAAAGTACGGCGGGAAGCGATGCTTTAGCCTCAGATGCGTCCGCTTCTGGGAGCAATGACACCACGACCATCACCACGGATGAACTCAAGACCATGTTGGCCACCACCAACTTGACGCAGGAAAACCAAAACAAGGTGGCCTTGATGGCCGCTTCCTTCTCGCTGACCCGGGCCGCAGCATTGGATTTGGTGAATGCCTTTTCAACGCCTAAGCAGTACAAGGATGATACAGCCTACAATATGGGGATTACGGATGCGACTAATGATATCAATAGCTTGATTTCAAGTATGACCGTGGAGTCGACAAAGATTACTAGTGCAATGGTACCCATCTTTGGTCAAGGCCTAACTAATTATATAAACAGTATTAAGACTGGTCTTGGTAATCTATCGCAGTTATTTACGGACTATGAAAATAATCAATCGCTGCAAGAAAGTACGACTACCGCTGCACCTATTTGGACGGGGAGTAGTTATCGGATTACGGATGCGACTTCAGAGTCATTTAACTATGAAAAAGATAATGGGAAAAATTTTTGGGGTGTTACTCAAACAATAACAGTGGCCGGAAGTACCAAAGACTATAACCAAGGGTATTCTGACTACTCACGAGATTTTGTTACGGGAATCTATCAATGGTTGGATGGTGTCAAAAAGCAAGCGGCCAATGAGTCTACGGCTAATTCGCTGTTAAATAATCAGACTTATAATCCATCAGCACTATCTGCTAATGCAACTGATGGTACGACTACGGGATCGGCACTAGCAGACTTTTTGAAGGGAATCGCTGGGACTAAGTATGCCCCAGATGTACTGGCGTTTAATAATATTGCGAACAATATTGCAAACTCTAGTATTAGTTCGGCGACTGATTCGCTGAACTTCTACATTGGCATGGTTGCCCCTAACCTGATTAACGGGATTGCCCACCAGGCGTTATCTGACGTGCGTTCCATTGGGGGGACTATGGCAGATTTTGGCGAAGATAAGGACTATGTTCCGAATGATCTAAGCACAGCCGTGGGGTTAAATGCGACAACCAAGACATTGCTTAATATGTTTGGTATTGACGATGACATGTTGAATTCAAAACTATTCGATTTAGCATATCAGGCTATCGCGGCTAATGCGCAATCAGCCATTGAAAATAGTTGGGCCATTGGAGAAGATCAGGCTTTGAAGGGCTTCCTTCAGAATGGTTACGTTTATGGTGATTCAGGTGCGGCAACTTCACCGTACAGTTCAATAAATGGCTACTCGGAAACTGACCCAGCTAGTATTCTAAATGCGACGCATACCACCAATGAGAATGGTGACTCTGATAAATTATCATCGCTTGCGGAAGCCGCTGGTTATGCTTGGACGCAAAAAATTATTGGGAACGTCATGACGGTTGCCAACGTTGATGCGTTAGGTGGCCAAGAGAAGACCAATATTACGGAAATCGTGAACCAATTGGTCACTAACGGGAAATTATCTGAAGACGAAGCTAACGAAATTCTAAACCGGAATTCTGCTACGGGGACCACTAATGAAGCAGAAGAAGGTGTGGCTCACGTCTTTGATGCCAGTCATTCTGCGCTGGACTATGTTCGGAGTGGAGAGGGCGCACAAGCGGTTATTAAACAACTTTATGACGTTGAATATTCCGCGGCTAAAGCGGCGCTGAATGACTATGTAAAATACCCGAACATGACCACGGACCAGTTAGCAGAAAATTAA